The genomic DNA TTTCCGAAAATTCCTTTATAGATCCCTCTAATATATTATCATACTTTGTATTATTTTCTATTATAAAATCCTTAGCCCGTAATAATGCACCGTTTATTTTTTCAAGTGCTGCCTTTGCTGCAAGCATATCTTCCTTTGAAAAATTAATCGGCTTTCTATAATGCGTTCCGGCTAAAAACCATCTGAATACATTACCGTCGAATTCTTCCAGAACATCTCTCAATAAAAAGAAATTCCCTTTTGACTTTGACATTTTTTCTCCGTCCAGCTGTATATAGCCGTTATGCAGCCAGTAATTCGCAAAATTCCCGCCGTAAGCACATCTTGCCTGAGCTATTTCATTTTCATGATGCGGGAAAATAAGATCCTGTCCGCCTCCGTGAATATCAAAATTCAGTCCAAAATACTTATGACTCATTGCAGTACATTCTATATGCCAGCCCGGTCTTCCCTCGCCCCACGGTGCTTTCCAGAACGGCTCTCCTTTTTTTTTATTTTTCCATAAAACGAAGTCCTGAGGATTTCTTTTATTTTCTCCCACTTCAATCCTCGCTCCCGCTTCAAGCTGATCGGTTTTTTGGTTTGACAGCTTTCCGTACTCGCTGTATTTAGTGACATCAAATAAGACATCCCCGTTTAGTTCATATGCATATCCTTTATCTATAAGAGCTTCTATTGTTATGATCATATCCTCTATATACTCGGTTGCTTTAGGACGTATTATATCAGCAGAAATATTCAGCTTTTTTGTGTCCTCCAAAAAGGCCTCTATATATCTATCGGCTATTTCACGTACTGTTTTCCCCTCTTCATTTGCTTTATTTATCATTTTATCATCAATATCAGTAAAGTTCTGAACATACTCTACCACATAATTCTTATGTCTGAAATATCTCGCCAGTATATCAAAAACTACAATAGGTCTTG from Sebaldella termitidis ATCC 33386 includes the following:
- the cysS gene encoding cysteine--tRNA ligase, yielding MKFYNTLTNQTEEFKPIEPGKVKMYVCGPTVYNYIHIGNARPIVVFDILARYFRHKNYVVEYVQNFTDIDDKMINKANEEGKTVREIADRYIEAFLEDTKKLNISADIIRPKATEYIEDMIITIEALIDKGYAYELNGDVLFDVTKYSEYGKLSNQKTDQLEAGARIEVGENKRNPQDFVLWKNKKKGEPFWKAPWGEGRPGWHIECTAMSHKYFGLNFDIHGGGQDLIFPHHENEIAQARCAYGGNFANYWLHNGYIQLDGEKMSKSKGNFFLLRDVLEEFDGNVFRWFLAGTHYRKPINFSKEDMLAAKAALEKINGALLRAKDFIIENNTKYDNILEGSIKEFSEKFDQAMEDDLNTPLAVSLIHEFLREINKFIDNYGKSVIIKEAVAVINDRMANVLGIELKESGLEDLSSSLLDLFIYIRKEARSEKNFKLSDLIRDKLSELGIELKDNKDGTTSYIIK